GCATCGCGGCCCCAGCTGGCATCCTTCTGCTTGGCGACGAAGGAGACGATCTCGTTGTAGGCATTCGTGAAATCACGGATTTTCTTCTCCACCGCGTCCACATCCAGATCCACCTGCAGGCCCGTCGCCGCGTCCGCGGCGCCGTGCTCCTTGAGCAGATCGATGGTCACGCCGGAAATCGCCTCGGTGATGGTGTTGCTGGTGCGGTAGATATCGATGCCGTCCACCTGGATATGGGCGCGGGTGCCCTCCTGGGTCTGGGTGAACGCGAAGGGACGCTCCGGATCATCGACATAGCTGCCGCCGGTGAGGTTGGCGCTGATCTCGATGGGTGTTCCCGAATCGTCTGCGGTCACCACCAGGCGATAGGGATTGGCGGCGTCGCCGTCGTTGATGATCGCCGCCTTGACGCCCGCGCCCGAGGCGTTGATGGCGTCGCGAATCCCGCCCAGGGAGTTGTTGTTCTCGTTGATGTTGATGACGACGGGATCCTTGCCGCCCACCTGCAGACTCAGGGTGCCGGCGCCGAATTCCTTGGCGCCGACCGAGGCGACGCCCAGGCTGACTTCCTTCTCGCGCTGCGCCAGGCTCAGCACCTTGATGTTGTAATTGCCGGCCATGGCCGTCGAGGAGGCGCTGACCTTGAAAAATTCCTCGGTGGCCGGAGTCGCCTTGTTCGCCACCAGCTTGCGCGCCGTGGTCAGCTCCTCGGCCTTGCTCATGAGATCCCGCAGCCGCTTGTCGAGATCCGTGAACGCGGCGAGCCGCGCCTTGAAGAAGCTCCGATCACGCTCCAGCCGCTCGATGGGCTTGCGCTCGACCTTGAGCAGC
This sequence is a window from Geoalkalibacter sp.. Protein-coding genes within it:
- the fliD gene encoding flagellar filament capping protein FliD, whose translation is MSIQLGGLATGLDTNSLISQLLKVERKPIERLERDRSFFKARLAAFTDLDKRLRDLMSKAEELTTARKLVANKATPATEEFFKVSASSTAMAGNYNIKVLSLAQREKEVSLGVASVGAKEFGAGTLSLQVGGKDPVVININENNNSLGGIRDAINASGAGVKAAIINDGDAANPYRLVVTADDSGTPIEISANLTGGSYVDDPERPFAFTQTQEGTRAHIQVDGIDIYRTSNTITEAISGVTIDLLKEHGAADAATGLQVDLDVDAVEKKIRDFTNAYNEIVSFVAKQKDASWGRDAGMQAPLRNLQLLVSTAIGGDNSLQALSQLGMQTQKDGTLKVDGTRLKDAIRNDLDGVLGLFNGSVGVDGLAKKFGDYLKGVTDRANGILASRKTATDSSLRRIDQQIERQEMRLEKREKTMRAQFSAMEDLVGTLGAASSYLAQQLSMLSNFGSRR